A single genomic interval of Armigeres subalbatus isolate Guangzhou_Male chromosome 1, GZ_Asu_2, whole genome shotgun sequence harbors:
- the LOC134205100 gene encoding uncharacterized protein LOC134205100 — MSNHSKLPPSTKGLLTVFENANASVMATALVSVPFETAKDCAFNGGGSSEGLACGNSAAIHESDEDISDFSSNESDGMEDDSRHSSVDEKNGSSKEETSSYNKLSPMTNQPQVLPVLNLAGTKLGIGGGTVVRKMFTNTRERWRQQNVSGAFAELRKLVPTHPPDKKLSKNEILRMAIRYIRLLTNVLEWQKKQEANDKSDQQVQSKTGFSKPTNQFKGGNNENHFTGNYRDNGNNLLMVVPKSFSKIHLGPKCGTEFANGFQQPIKTESSPGCGTTIEKIKLVNKLCPSGKIGKNGLKNRRKVAPLCTIEGSIKTDLGLSTGYMERSAVESEIKREVNHCHHGHQQQRGMDRDGPEYEQKVDKKKCNGDRRDDDKK; from the exons ATGTCCAACCATTCGAAACTACCGCCATCCACCAAAGGATTACTCACAGTGTTCGAAAATGCCAATGCAAGTGTGATGGCCACGGCCCTGGTGTCGGTTCCATTCGAAACCGCGAAGGATTGTGCATTCAATGGTGGGGGCTCAAGTGAGGGACTAGCGTGCGGCAATTCGGCGGCCATACACGAATCCGACGAGGATATTTCGGATTTTTCCTCCAACGAAAGCGACGGCATGGAAGATGATTCCCGTCATTCATCGGTGGACGAGAAAAATG GTTCATCAAAAGAGGAAACATCATCCTATAACAAATTGAGCCCCATGACCAATCAACCGCAGGTTCTTCCAGTCCTGAATCTAGCCGGAACTAAGCTAGGGATTGGAGGTGGAACAGTGGTTCGAAAAATGTTCACCAACACCCGGGAACGTTGGCGCCAACAGAACGTTTCCGGCGCTTTCGCAGAACTTCGCAAACTAGTTCCGACCCATCCACCGGATAAGAAGTTGTCCAAGAACGAGATACTACGAATGGCCATTCG ATATATTCGTTTGCTCACCAACGTTCTCGAGTGGCAAAAGAAGCAGGAAGCCAACGATAAATCCGATCAACAAGTTCAATCGAAAACGGGATTCAGCAAACCAACAAATCAATTCAAAGGTGGAAACAATGAAAACCACTTCACCGGAAACTATCGAGACAACGGAAACAACCTTCTGATGGTAGTTCCAAAATCCTTCAGTAAAATACATCTCGGGCCGAAATGCGGCACGGAATTTGCAAACGGTTTCCAGCAGCCCATCAAAACCGAATCTTCCCCCGGATGCGGCACCACAATAGAAAAGATCAAACTCGTCAATAAGTTATGCCCTTCCGGCAAGATAGGAAAAAATGGGTTGAAAAACAGAAGAAAAGTCGCCCCGCTGTGCACCATCGAGGGCAGTATCAAAACAGATCTGGGATTAAGCACCGGCTATATGGAAAGATCCGCCGTTGAAAGTGAGATAAAACGGGAAGTTAATCATTGCCATCACGGTCATCAGCAACAACGCGGAATGGACCGTGATGGTCCGGAATACGAGCAGAAAGTTGATAAGAAAAAATGCAACGGAGACCGACGCGATGATGAtaaaaagtga